Proteins encoded in a region of the Pseudomonas shahriarae genome:
- the sfsA gene encoding DNA/RNA nuclease SfsA, producing MRFHPPLEEGRLIRRYKRFLADIETATGELLTIHCPNTGSMFNCMVEGGQVWFSRSNDPKRKLPGTWEIAETPQGRLACVNTARANPLVEEALHAGVITELNGFTGLKREVPYGQEKSRIDFRLDYPDGAAYVEVKSVTLGFDGTSVAAFPDAVTQRGAKHLRELAHLARSGVRAVQLYCVNLSGIDSVRPAEEIDAGYAAALREAKAAGVEVLAYGVQVGAQQIYIDRPLTVLLND from the coding sequence ATGCGCTTTCATCCTCCCCTCGAAGAAGGTCGGCTGATTCGCCGCTACAAGCGTTTTCTGGCCGATATCGAAACCGCTACCGGCGAGTTGCTCACCATTCACTGCCCGAACACGGGCTCGATGTTCAACTGCATGGTCGAGGGCGGACAAGTCTGGTTCAGCCGCTCCAACGACCCCAAGCGCAAGCTGCCGGGCACCTGGGAAATCGCTGAAACGCCCCAGGGTCGCCTGGCGTGCGTCAACACCGCACGTGCCAACCCGTTGGTCGAAGAAGCGCTGCATGCCGGGGTGATCACCGAGCTCAATGGCTTTACCGGACTAAAGCGTGAAGTGCCGTATGGCCAGGAAAAAAGCCGCATCGACTTTCGCCTGGACTATCCCGACGGCGCGGCCTATGTCGAAGTCAAAAGTGTCACCCTGGGGTTTGACGGCACCTCTGTCGCGGCGTTTCCCGATGCGGTGACTCAGCGTGGGGCCAAGCATTTGCGCGAATTGGCGCATTTGGCCCGCAGCGGCGTGCGGGCGGTGCAGTTGTACTGTGTGAACCTGTCGGGCATCGACAGCGTAAGGCCGGCCGAGGAAATCGACGCGGGCTACGCGGCGGCACTGCGTGAAGCCAAAGCTGCCGGGGTGGAAGTCCTGGCGTACGGCGTGCAGGTGGGGGCGCAGCAAATCTATATTGATCGGCCATTGACGGTGTTGCTCAACGACTAG
- a CDS encoding Rieske (2Fe-2S) protein has product MKFLCPSHELAPDSSRGFDIDGRKLFAVRREGRVYFYINRCPHRGVPLEWQPDRFLDPSASMIQCATHGALFLIENGECVAGPCAGQSLSPLPGREDAQGLWVQL; this is encoded by the coding sequence ATGAAGTTTCTATGCCCCTCCCACGAACTGGCACCCGACAGCAGCCGCGGCTTCGATATCGACGGCCGCAAGCTGTTTGCCGTGCGCCGCGAAGGCCGGGTGTATTTCTATATCAACCGCTGCCCTCATCGCGGCGTTCCGCTGGAATGGCAGCCGGACCGCTTTCTCGATCCCAGCGCGAGCATGATCCAATGCGCCACCCACGGCGCGTTGTTTCTGATCGAAAACGGTGAGTGCGTGGCCGGCCCGTGCGCGGGCCAAAGCCTCAGCCCCCTGCCCGGCCGCGAAGACGCACAGGGGTTGTGGGTGCAACTCTAG